The DNA sequence AATTCCGGCGATAAACATGGCGCCGCGGTAAACCGGTTTGATCAGAGCAGGGGAGAGGAGAGTGAGCAAAAATACTACGCCGGCACTGGTCCAGAGAATCAAGGCGGTTTGCTGACCTTGATGGACGAAACGGATCACGGCGATGATGGACAAAAATATTGCCAAAGCGATGCCAAAAGTTCGTAACTGTTTTGTTGTGATTTGTTTGCTTTCCATTTTTTCTCCGGACCAACCAGGGATTTTCAAAATTGCTGGTTGGTGGGTGACTAATCTAATTCGAACTGTTCCCGCCAGTCTGATTTTTTTTCGACTTCTGGTTGTTTCTTTTTTTCCAACAGGAAACTACCCATGACCAAATAATCCATTTCCGTGCGCATAAAGCAGGCATAGGCGTCTTCGGGAGTGCAAACAATCGGTTCGCCGCGCACGTTAAAGGAAGTGTTAATGATGACCGGGCAGCCGGTTTTTCGATAAAATGCCTTCAGCAAATCATAATAAAGCCCGTTTTTTTTGCTCACTGTCTGAATGCGTGCCGTGTAATCCACATGAGTCACCGCCGGGATCTCGGAACGCTCGATGTGTAATTTTTCCAGCCCGCTCAGTTTGCGCTGCTCTTCGGTGAGCTTTCTTCTTTTTTCTTTTCTGACTGGCGCGACAAGCAGCATGTACGGGCTTTCCCTGTCGATTTCAAAATATTCGGAAACGTGTTCCGCCAGTACGCTGGGCGCAAAAGGCCGAAACGATTCTCTGAATTTAATTTTCAAATTCATGATGCGCTGCATTTTCGGCGAGCGTGCGTCACCCAAAATGCTCCGTGAACCCAATGCACGAGGGCCAAATTCCATTCTTCCTTGAAACCAACCCACGACATTTTCTGAGGCAATGAGTTCGGCTGCTGTTTCGGGAATTTTTTCATCTTCTAATTTTTGAAAGGCTGCTTTTTTTTTAGTTAAAAAATTTTCAATTTCTGCATCGGAAAAAGAAGGGCCTAAATAACCGTTTTGCATGAGATCTGAATTCTCAGGGGTAATTTTTCTATTTTCAAAAATCTGGTGCCACGCAAACAAAGCAGCGCCGAGCGCGCCGCCCGCATCGCCGGCTGCCGGTTGAATCCAGATATCTTCAAACGGTCCTTCTCGTAAAATTTTTCCGTTCGCAACGCAATTGAGCGCCACGCCTCCGGCAAGACACAAATATTTTTGTCCGGTCTCACGATGAACATGGCGCGCCATCCGCAGCATTATTTCTTCCGTCACAGCCTGAATACTGCGCGCCAGATCCATGTCCCGTGGCCTGAGTTGAGTCTCCGGCTTTCGCGGTTTGGCGCCAAATAATTTGTCAAATCGTCTGTTGGTCATAGTTAATCCGACGGCGTAATTGAAATATTTCATGTTCAATCGAAACGAGCCATCTTCTTTGAGATCAATTAATTCATCTAAAATTTGCTGTACATATTTTGGCTCGCCGTAGGGCGCCAGGCCCATGAGTTTGTACTCGCCGGAATTGACGCGGAAACCCGTGAAATAAGTGAATGCGGAATAGAGCAATCCTAAAGAATGAGGGAAATTGATTTCTGATAAAATTTGCAGTTTATTATCTTTTCCTACGCCGAAAGTTGTGGTATTCCATTCTCCCACGCCGTCGATGGTCAAAAACGCGGCTTCGGAAAATGGCGACGGGAAAAATGCCGACGCGGCGTGCGATTCATGGTGCGTCGGGAAAATAATTTTTCCTTGATATCCGAGGTCATTTTTGATCAACTCCCGAATCCAGAGTTTTTGTTTCACCCAGACCGGAATGGCTTTCACGAAAGATTTTATTCCCCCGGGAGCGTAGACGAGATAAGTTTCCAGCAGACGTTCGAATTTGATGAAGGGCTTATCGTAAAAAGCCACGTAATCCAATTCGCTGGCGGAAATTTTCCCTTCGCGAAGACAATAGTCGACGGCCTGAAAAGGAAAATTGAAATCATGTTTTTTTCTGGTAAATCGTTCTTCCTGCGCCGCGGCGATGATTTTCCCATCTCGGACAAGGCAGGCGGCGCTGTCATGATAATATGCTGAAATGCCTAAAATATTCATTCATTTTGTCCTAAAATCTGATTTTTTCAGAGTAACACAATTAATAAATTTTTAGGAAAGATGCAAGTGATTTTTATTTTAAGCGGGACTTTTGGAGTAAAATTTTAGCCACGAAGTCTCGAAGACACTAATTTTTAATTGCAGCTTGCTGCGTTAGAAGAATCTTAATTTTTTCGTAATCGGAAAACGATAGCGTCTATTAAATCGCTGGAAAGCCGCTTGCGGAAAATGTTTGTCGATAGTTTGAACTTTGAATTTTTGAAAATTATAGCGCAAAAGAATTTCCAATTTTAGCTTGACATTCAAGAGTTTCTCATTTATATTGTAAAAAATTCTCTATATTTTGAATTGAAAAAGGGAGGAAACCATGCCGGTCGATAATTTTCGTTTTCAGAGACATCTGAAACTGTGGGAAGATCAAAATAAGCAGATCAAACGCACGATCTTTTTTTCGCTGATTGTGGGAATTTTGCTGCTGATCGATGTTTTGACGCCGTTGACAAAATTAACCGGACGCACCGATGAGGTGGAGGCGGAATTACAACAAATGCGCAGTAACCAGGAGATGCTGCAACAAACGACAACTCAACTGCAGAAGTTAAATGAAAAATTTAATCAGGTGCAGGAAGTAATTGCTCGTAAGCCTTGGGAGATCGAAAAAAATAAACTGATCCGTCGTTTTCGCTTGATGCGGGAAAATCCGGATTTGGAGGCAAATTATCCGGCTTATTCGGATACAGCGAACCAAACAATTCGTCGCATTGCAAAAATCGTAAAAAATGAGATTTTGCAGCCATTAAAATCAGCGCTTTCTGAAGCCCCGAAAAATCAATTTGAAACAGAAGAACTGCAAGTACAACTCTCCACAATTGAAAAAACTGTGCAGCAATGGGAAGAAAATCATTTGCGGGACAATTGGTACATTACTCTTGAAGGAAAAGGAGAGACGGTTCAGGAATTGGACAGATATTTGAATCAGCAGATGCAACATTTCAGGCAAACTCTGGTGGAAAAACAGGTCGCTCTAAAAACGAAACAGCAAGAAACTTCCCAACAAATGAAAGAAATGGCGACGGGAATATCTGAAAAGGAAAAATGGCTTGCTGATCTGAATCAGAAAATGCAGGAAATTTTACCCGGCTGGGCAAGAGGACTTTTTGATGTGGAAGATGTGGTGCAGCTATTCCCGCCGGCGCTGATTGTGTTGACCATTTACATCATCGGACTGGGAGTCTCTCTGACGCGGCATTTTTTATTTATCGCTAAAGAAATGGGACTCAAAAAATCAGACAGGGCAGATCCGGCAGTTTCGTCCTGGTGGACCATGGTCAATAAAGGCAAATTAGGCACATTTTTGACTGTCGGGACGTATGTGGGCATCATTCTCATCCTCTGGCTTTTTTCCGAATGGGGGTACGTACTTTTTCAGCGCTGGTTGGCAACAACCGATATCCGTTCATTTTTAACGATGGCGCTTGACAATCTTATTTTCCCCTGGTTCAGTCGGCTGATATATGTCTTGTTGATTTTTGTGATATTAAAAAGACCGAAATTGTTTTTTCAACTTTCTTAACAGAATTGCGCGCGGAGAATGTACCTGATGAAAATGCGAATTTTTCGGAAACGAATTCAGTGGCTGTTTGCTTTTATTTTTCTTGTTATTTTGACGCAATTCGAGTGTGCGTCTTACGCGCAATTTCACCAGCCGGGTCAAGCGCTTTACTGGCAAATTGAAAGTAGTTCTCTTCCATGGGAAATTTTTGCCAGATCTGTGGAAGGGCGAAATATTCGACTACTGGAAATGGGATCGGGAAAAAACACGACGCTGATTATGGGCGGCTTTCATGGCAGCGAGCCTTTGAGCGTACAATTGACGCTGCGATTTGCAAGCTATCTTTATTTTGAATATCAGGGAAAGCCGGACTGCCGAACCGTAATTGTGCCCTGTGTCAATCCGGATGGTTTGGTACGCGGTTTTCGCACGAATGCCCACGGCGTGGATTTGAACAGAAATTTTCCCACCGCCAATTGGACGATGCGATTTGACAAGCGAAGCTATTATCCCGGGAAAAAGCCGGCGTCCGAACCGGAGACAAAGGTAGTCATGGCATTAATCGAAAAGTACCAGCCGGACAGAATTGTTAGCATTCACACGCCGCTGCGGATGGTGAATTATGACGGTCCGGCTTACGAGTTAGCTGTGCGGATGGCGCTGTTGAACGGCTATCCGGCGACGCAGGATGTAGGCTATGCGACGCCTGGATCTTTGGGTAGTTATGCTGGCGCGGAGAGGAATATTCCCACCATTACGCTGGAGCTGCCGAGAGAATCATTTCAAAAAATCTGGGAAGAAAATCGTGAGGCGCTGTTGATGACGATAATTTATTCGCAGTGATTTTTGCTGTGTCCATTAATTTTTGCTAAAAATTTTAGCCAGACTCACGCTTAATACTGAATCACACATTTAGTTTCTTAACAATTATTCGCCACTAATTCGTGAATGCGTTGCATTAAAGTCGGACTCATTGAAGAAATGCGGAATGCGGGAAACCAGCATCCCCAAAACCCAGGCGATGACCAGACATTTCACCGAAACATTTTCCATGGCAATCACCTTCTGCTAATTCAATTGCCTCTAATCCTTGCGAAGGTTTTGAACCTCTGCGAGGATGTCCAACAATCCCGGTGTCTCTTCTAATTGCCCAAATTCAATCGCTCGCAGCCCTCCGCTTTTCTCGTCCCGTTTCAAAAACACCAGCAGCCGCTCCTTTTGCCGCCAGTTTTCCAGCAAATTTTTCTCAAATTCAGCCATAAACCGATACCGAACCAGTTCGCCGACGGGCAGATTACCTTTGTAACAATCTTTCACCTTTCCTGCCACTGCAACTATCACATAACCGGGCGCGCCATCGTCGGCATAAATTGTTTTGACAATTTTGAGGCTATCTGGCTTGAGAGACAGGACAAAATCAGCCGCTGAAAAATTGCTGCGTATGAGCTCCGCCGGCGGTAAGCCAAGATCGCCTTCTTTTGCCCCTCGATTCTCTTTCTGGCAACCAAGAAAAAAAGTAGTTAGCGCGATGGCGAAAATAACAAAATGCTGCATCAATGATCTCGTCGTCATATTATTTCCCTTTGCAACAAAGTGGGGTACAGTTCAAATAAATCTCTCCATAATTATATTAAAAATGAATTTCAAAGTCAAGGAAAAAACCGAAATCCTAAAATTGTTTCAGTCATTATTTATTGTTTTTGAAAATTAGTGTTTATTCCTCATACACCGGATTCATCCAAAATTTTAAGAAATTGAAATTATCATTTGACTTTTTCAAAGAAATAATATATCTTTTAGTTTAAATTATTTTCAAAATTGAAACAAAGCAGAAAGCGAGATAATTTATGGCAAAAAAAAACGACCGTTCGATGCTTCTCATTTACAATCCTCAAGCCAATGGAGGAAGGGCAAAAAAAATCCTCTCCGACATTCTTCTCAAATTTGAAACCAAGAACATCGACATCGACGTGAAACTCACCGAGCACAGAAAACACGGTGTGGAATTGGTCAGCGAGGCGGATTTTGACCAGTACGATGCCCTTCTCGCTGCCGGCGGCGACGGCACTTTGTTCGAAGTCATTAACGGCTATTTTCAAAACAAAAGCAAAAAACGCATTCCCCTCGGCGTAATTCCGGTGGGAACGGGAAACGCTTTTGCGCGCGATCTGGATCTCACAAACGAACAGTGGAGCGAAGCCATTGATATTATTGCTGCGAACAAACCGCGCAAGGTGGACGTCGGGCATTACAAAACAGACAATGGTGATTTCTATTATCTGAACATTCTCGGC is a window from the Calditrichota bacterium genome containing:
- a CDS encoding carbamoyltransferase; translation: MNILGISAYYHDSAACLVRDGKIIAAAQEERFTRKKHDFNFPFQAVDYCLREGKISASELDYVAFYDKPFIKFERLLETYLVYAPGGIKSFVKAIPVWVKQKLWIRELIKNDLGYQGKIIFPTHHESHAASAFFPSPFSEAAFLTIDGVGEWNTTTFGVGKDNKLQILSEINFPHSLGLLYSAFTYFTGFRVNSGEYKLMGLAPYGEPKYVQQILDELIDLKEDGSFRLNMKYFNYAVGLTMTNRRFDKLFGAKPRKPETQLRPRDMDLARSIQAVTEEIMLRMARHVHRETGQKYLCLAGGVALNCVANGKILREGPFEDIWIQPAAGDAGGALGAALFAWHQIFENRKITPENSDLMQNGYLGPSFSDAEIENFLTKKKAAFQKLEDEKIPETAAELIASENVVGWFQGRMEFGPRALGSRSILGDARSPKMQRIMNLKIKFRESFRPFAPSVLAEHVSEYFEIDRESPYMLLVAPVRKEKRRKLTEEQRKLSGLEKLHIERSEIPAVTHVDYTARIQTVSKKNGLYYDLLKAFYRKTGCPVIINTSFNVRGEPIVCTPEDAYACFMRTEMDYLVMGSFLLEKKKQPEVEKKSDWREQFELD
- a CDS encoding murein peptide amidase A, which encodes MKMRIFRKRIQWLFAFIFLVILTQFECASYAQFHQPGQALYWQIESSSLPWEIFARSVEGRNIRLLEMGSGKNTTLIMGGFHGSEPLSVQLTLRFASYLYFEYQGKPDCRTVIVPCVNPDGLVRGFRTNAHGVDLNRNFPTANWTMRFDKRSYYPGKKPASEPETKVVMALIEKYQPDRIVSIHTPLRMVNYDGPAYELAVRMALLNGYPATQDVGYATPGSLGSYAGAERNIPTITLELPRESFQKIWEENREALLMTIIYSQ